A genomic region of Pseudoalteromonas piscicida contains the following coding sequences:
- a CDS encoding HAD family hydrolase yields MRFQAVLFDFDGTLVDSEALHYQSWMKVLAPYQVTYTEHDFCDEFSGVPTLKAAHILKERHQLAPSAGDLCDEKNVVFVATAAEVLPRLMHFAKQVVELTSTRCPIALVTGSSKAEALPVLRHYRLLELFSVIVCKDDVEQPKPHPEPYRKALAALNIAPHEAVAIEDTYTGLTSAKEAGLTTVVVPNMHSAKQDLSLADHSFTDLEAVFDWLCPES; encoded by the coding sequence ATGCGTTTTCAGGCAGTTTTATTTGATTTTGACGGTACATTAGTTGATTCAGAAGCACTCCATTACCAAAGTTGGATGAAGGTGTTAGCCCCGTATCAGGTTACTTATACGGAGCATGATTTTTGTGATGAGTTTTCGGGTGTACCAACGCTTAAAGCCGCGCATATTCTTAAAGAAAGACACCAACTTGCGCCTTCTGCCGGCGATTTATGTGATGAAAAAAATGTCGTCTTTGTGGCAACTGCTGCGGAAGTACTCCCTAGATTGATGCATTTTGCAAAGCAAGTGGTTGAATTAACCTCAACGCGTTGTCCAATCGCACTCGTGACAGGAAGTAGCAAAGCAGAAGCGCTCCCTGTTTTACGACACTATCGGCTATTAGAGTTATTCTCTGTCATTGTGTGTAAAGACGATGTCGAACAGCCGAAGCCTCATCCAGAACCTTATCGCAAGGCGCTTGCTGCGCTAAACATTGCACCACACGAAGCCGTGGCAATAGAAGATACCTACACAGGGTTAACTTCAGCCAAAGAAGCTGGGTTAACCACGGTTGTTGTACCAAACATGCACTCAGCTAAGCAAGATTTAAGTCTTGCTGATCATTCATTTACCGATCTCGAAGCGGTTTTTGACTGGCTTTGCCCTGAAAGCTAA
- a CDS encoding TonB-dependent receptor, with product MKAMKRSTLATLINATLFSAVAGTSFSALAEEEQAKKNQLEVIQITARKRVENAQEVPVSVSALQGDNLNAYSSAGMDIRFMNAKIPSLSVESSFGRTFPRFYVRGLGNTDFDLNASQPVSLVVDEVVQENPILKGFPVFDIARIEVLRGPQGTLFGRNTPAGLVKFDTVRPSQEFDGYAAVSYGSRGAVDFEGAVGGSVTDRVSTRISALWQEQEDYIDVKAPGFEKEDSLGGYSEQAVRVQFLYEGDDFNGLLNYHYRDLDGRPIAFRANLIEAGTNNINPLYDNDVVYHDAASRSTQQVETQGLSLKLEWDLPEHTVTSITAWESAEIYSRADVDGGYGADFLGFQGPGIIPFASETADVIPEHNQYTQELRLSSNFSGDYNYQVGIFLFEEDLMIESYSFDTFAFDAGLGQYGAQNGYAYQDQDTSAWAVFGSFDYTVSDDLKVTAGLRYSDDEKEFYAKRTKNPTPWNGSPDVLDGTANPSDSHVSWDLSATYKLTDDVNLFGRVANGFRAPSVQGRILFGDEVTVAKSETTNSIEAGIKSDVLDGQGRVNATVFYYQMDDQQLTAVGGGSNFNRLVNADKTTGYGFELDTEWVLTDELNATFNLSYNKTELEDKNLAVAVCAQCTVTDPTYMVEGANGPEARAILDGNSLPHAPEWIANATLRYTKELEGGEFFVYGDMSYRSEVDFFLYKSVEFEGEALFETGLRTGYMWSEGDNEYEVSAFVRNLFDEQVVIGGVDFNNNTGMLNEARFIGAEFKVKFF from the coding sequence ATGAAAGCAATGAAAAGATCTACGTTAGCTACCCTTATTAATGCTACGTTGTTCTCTGCTGTGGCAGGTACTTCATTTTCTGCACTTGCTGAAGAAGAGCAAGCCAAAAAAAATCAACTAGAAGTTATTCAAATCACCGCACGTAAACGTGTTGAAAACGCGCAGGAAGTACCTGTGTCTGTTTCAGCGCTTCAAGGTGATAACTTGAATGCTTACAGCTCAGCGGGTATGGACATTCGCTTTATGAATGCGAAGATCCCAAGTTTATCGGTAGAATCTTCGTTTGGTCGTACCTTCCCACGTTTTTACGTACGTGGATTAGGTAATACAGACTTCGATCTAAATGCTTCTCAACCTGTATCTTTGGTTGTTGATGAAGTGGTTCAAGAAAACCCTATTCTAAAAGGCTTCCCTGTATTCGATATTGCACGTATTGAAGTATTACGTGGTCCTCAGGGCACGCTATTCGGTCGTAACACGCCAGCAGGTCTTGTTAAATTTGACACGGTTAGACCAAGCCAAGAGTTTGATGGCTATGCTGCTGTTTCTTATGGTAGCCGCGGCGCGGTAGACTTTGAAGGCGCAGTAGGCGGCTCAGTAACTGACCGTGTATCAACGCGTATTTCTGCATTGTGGCAGGAACAAGAAGACTATATCGATGTAAAAGCGCCAGGCTTCGAGAAAGAAGATTCTCTAGGTGGTTACAGCGAGCAAGCCGTTCGTGTTCAATTCCTATATGAAGGCGATGATTTTAACGGCCTACTTAACTACCACTATCGTGATTTAGATGGTCGCCCAATTGCATTTCGCGCAAATTTAATTGAAGCTGGCACAAATAACATTAACCCATTGTATGACAACGATGTGGTATACCACGATGCGGCCTCTCGTTCGACGCAACAGGTTGAAACTCAAGGTTTGAGTCTAAAACTTGAGTGGGATTTACCTGAGCATACTGTAACGTCAATTACTGCTTGGGAAAGTGCTGAAATCTATTCTCGTGCAGACGTTGACGGTGGTTACGGTGCTGACTTCCTTGGTTTCCAAGGCCCAGGTATCATTCCATTTGCTTCTGAAACAGCAGATGTTATTCCTGAACATAATCAGTACACGCAAGAGCTTCGTTTATCTAGCAACTTCTCAGGCGATTACAACTATCAGGTAGGTATCTTCTTATTTGAAGAAGATCTTATGATTGAAAGCTACAGCTTCGATACATTTGCATTTGATGCTGGCCTTGGTCAGTACGGTGCACAAAATGGTTATGCTTACCAAGATCAAGATACATCAGCATGGGCGGTATTCGGTTCTTTTGATTACACCGTATCTGATGATTTAAAAGTAACTGCTGGTCTGCGTTATTCTGACGATGAGAAAGAGTTTTACGCCAAGCGTACTAAAAATCCAACACCTTGGAACGGCTCTCCAGACGTACTTGATGGTACTGCTAACCCAAGCGATAGCCACGTAAGTTGGGATTTAAGTGCCACTTACAAGCTAACTGATGACGTAAACTTGTTTGGTCGCGTAGCTAACGGCTTCCGTGCTCCAAGTGTTCAAGGCCGTATTTTGTTCGGTGATGAAGTGACTGTTGCTAAGTCAGAAACTACTAACTCGATTGAAGCTGGTATTAAGTCAGACGTACTTGATGGCCAAGGTCGCGTAAACGCGACGGTATTCTACTATCAGATGGACGACCAACAGCTAACGGCTGTAGGTGGCGGCTCAAACTTCAACCGCTTAGTGAATGCTGATAAAACAACCGGTTATGGTTTCGAACTTGATACCGAATGGGTGTTAACGGATGAGCTAAATGCAACCTTTAACCTAAGTTACAACAAAACTGAGCTTGAAGATAAAAACTTAGCAGTAGCGGTTTGTGCGCAGTGTACCGTGACGGATCCAACCTATATGGTTGAGGGTGCTAACGGTCCAGAAGCTCGAGCAATTTTGGACGGTAACAGCTTACCTCACGCACCTGAGTGGATCGCAAACGCAACACTTCGCTACACCAAAGAGTTAGAAGGCGGCGAGTTCTTCGTATATGGTGATATGTCTTACCGTAGTGAAGTAGACTTCTTCCTATACAAATCAGTAGAATTTGAAGGTGAAGCGTTGTTTGAAACAGGTCTTCGTACTGGTTATATGTGGTCTGAAGGCGATAACGAATATGAAGTGTCAGCCTTTGTTCGTAACCTATTTGACGAGCAAGTGGTTATCGGTGGTGTAGATTTCAATAACAACACCGGTATGCTAAATGAAGCGCGCTTCATTGGTGCTGAATTCAAAGTGAAATTCTTCTAA
- a CDS encoding DNA ligase has protein sequence MRYLPFLFCLLLGFSNLLYGNETDTKIQLASVYQGNKDISNYLVSEKFDGVRAIWDGSQLRTRGGHLIKAPDWFTQGLPDTWLDGELWAGYNNFAFVSAIARRHAPNNEHWRQVTYYVFDAPNSTEIFSQRHERYLSLLSHIELSHIRPVKQLSFGSVDELNDYYHGVLKRGGEGVILHAKNAKHEDGRTTNVLKYKPYLDDEAIVIKHLPGKGKYQGMMGSLLVRDEQGMEFKVGSGFSDEERASPPPIGSQITYRYQGYTKFGKPRFARFLRVRPKL, from the coding sequence ATGCGATATTTACCATTCTTATTCTGTCTATTATTAGGTTTTTCCAATCTCCTTTATGGAAATGAAACCGACACAAAAATCCAGCTTGCTTCGGTATATCAAGGCAACAAAGATATTTCTAATTATCTTGTTAGTGAAAAGTTCGATGGTGTGAGGGCCATTTGGGATGGCTCTCAACTGCGTACGCGTGGCGGTCACTTAATTAAAGCACCAGACTGGTTCACGCAAGGATTACCTGATACTTGGTTAGATGGCGAGTTGTGGGCTGGGTACAATAACTTCGCTTTTGTGAGTGCGATTGCAAGGCGCCACGCCCCTAATAACGAACACTGGCGTCAAGTGACTTATTATGTATTTGACGCACCAAATTCTACAGAAATATTCTCTCAGCGCCATGAGCGTTACTTAAGCCTACTAAGCCATATTGAGTTATCACACATTAGACCCGTCAAGCAGCTATCATTTGGCTCAGTTGATGAGTTAAACGACTATTATCATGGTGTCTTAAAGCGAGGCGGTGAAGGTGTTATTTTGCATGCTAAAAATGCCAAACACGAAGATGGAAGAACAACCAACGTATTAAAATACAAGCCGTACCTTGATGACGAAGCTATCGTGATTAAGCATTTACCCGGTAAGGGAAAGTACCAAGGGATGATGGGATCGCTATTGGTGAGAGATGAACAAGGTATGGAGTTTAAAGTTGGGTCGGGGTTTAGCGACGAAGAGCGCGCATCACCACCACCGATTGGTAGTCAAATTACCTATCGATATCAAGGGTATACTAAGTTTGGTAAACCGCGTTTTGCGCGATTTTTAAGAGTAAGGCCAAAATTATAG
- the sixA gene encoding phosphohistidine phosphatase SixA, with protein sequence MKTILIMRHGEAEPMQADDASRNLTEQGLQQAKDVGEWLKQYFEIDAALVSPFVRAQQTAEQVLALQTPKFVETCSDIVPSGSAHTAIDYLETLISMYPAHQTWILVAHMPIVSYLVDRLCPDTMPIFSTAAVAIIEYNEQTGRAEFTSMQLP encoded by the coding sequence ATGAAGACTATCTTGATTATGCGTCATGGTGAAGCTGAACCCATGCAAGCCGACGATGCAAGCAGAAATTTAACCGAACAAGGATTACAACAAGCCAAGGATGTAGGTGAATGGTTGAAACAATATTTTGAGATAGACGCTGCACTTGTGAGTCCCTTCGTCAGAGCACAACAAACCGCGGAGCAAGTGCTTGCACTTCAAACGCCTAAATTTGTTGAAACCTGTTCAGACATAGTACCGAGTGGATCAGCACACACAGCTATCGATTATTTAGAAACACTTATCTCTATGTATCCAGCACACCAAACCTGGATTTTAGTCGCACATATGCCAATAGTTAGTTATTTGGTAGACCGTTTGTGTCCGGATACAATGCCTATCTTCTCAACTGCCGCGGTAGCTATAATTGAATACAATGAACAGACTGGCCGTGCTGAATTCACATCGATGCAGTTACCTTAA